Proteins from a single region of Amycolatopsis sp. CA-230715:
- a CDS encoding DUF4192 domain-containing protein, producing the protein MTTPTTATRHQVRLRDPGELIASTPSLVGFRPTDSLVVHAHQGTRIAFSLRLDLPSPEHLDEVAATAAGLALGTEPTGITVVAVGGDARGAPPGEVPNRALVEAVIDDCAAAGVPLVHAMWAREIRKGAPWRCYRDPACGGTLPEPESTVAAAATAAIGRVVYDSREEMESLLAPDDVAEVARRAVMLAETSGDLSTGEARAALRDALDRVARPGFALSNADIATLARAMSVAAVRDACLATALPPGSAEALSAERLWTELTRLTPAPERAAPATLLGYSAYLRGECALAGMALEEALAADPGYVLAQLLRAGLSSGLSPERLAGIADIAEISLDESDA; encoded by the coding sequence ATGACCACTCCGACCACAGCCACCCGCCACCAGGTCCGCCTCCGCGACCCCGGCGAGCTAATCGCGTCCACCCCGTCCCTGGTGGGCTTCCGGCCCACCGACTCCCTGGTGGTGCACGCCCACCAGGGCACCCGCATCGCGTTCTCGCTCCGGCTCGACCTCCCGTCCCCAGAGCACCTGGACGAGGTGGCGGCCACCGCGGCCGGGCTCGCGCTCGGCACCGAGCCGACCGGGATCACCGTCGTCGCGGTGGGCGGTGACGCGCGCGGAGCACCACCGGGGGAGGTGCCGAACCGCGCACTGGTGGAGGCGGTGATCGACGACTGCGCGGCAGCGGGAGTCCCGCTCGTGCACGCCATGTGGGCGCGGGAGATCCGGAAAGGCGCGCCGTGGCGGTGCTACCGCGATCCGGCGTGCGGCGGGACGCTGCCCGAACCGGAGAGCACGGTCGCCGCGGCCGCGACCGCGGCGATCGGGCGCGTCGTCTACGACAGCAGGGAGGAGATGGAAAGCCTCCTCGCGCCCGACGACGTCGCCGAGGTGGCGCGCCGGGCGGTGATGCTCGCCGAAACCTCCGGCGACCTGAGCACCGGGGAAGCGCGGGCCGCGCTGCGTGACGCGCTGGATCGGGTGGCGCGGCCCGGGTTCGCACTGTCCAATGCGGACATCGCGACACTGGCGAGGGCGATGTCGGTGGCCGCGGTCCGCGACGCGTGCCTGGCGACGGCGCTACCCCCTGGCAGTGCGGAAGCGCTGTCCGCCGAACGGCTTTGGACCGAACTCACCCGCCTCACCCCGGCGCCGGAGCGGGCCGCGCCCGCCACCCTGCTCGGGTACTCCGCCTACCTGCGAGGCGAGTGCGCGTTGGCGGGAATGGCGCTGGAGGAAGCCCTCGCGGCGGATCCCGGCTACGTGCTCGCGCAGTTGCTGCGCGCGGGTCTGAGCTCCGGGCT
- a CDS encoding sensor histidine kinase, whose translation MTTSARAHRHWSVAALEWVRWAMLTFPLFSVFPVREGWVWPLLAVAALAALPVLWTDRIPAGGTSALLLVLVASNGALWLLAPGNWCLIGMFTAVFFLVRGQSRIVVAAGIALGSACVVLKAFRAHGDLTDSLLTLAVLASVVLLGYNRRARLERVEQTELALARAQQANEEHAVAAALQERARIARELHDVLAHSLSGLALNLQGARLMLVRDGASAEAVKQVERAQRLAAEGLVEARKAVAALRDAPMPLERALDDLVAGYRLDSGAAAELVVDGDAANLDAGAHATITRTVQEALSNTRKHAPGAPVVVTLTRREDRVELEVRDRQGEQPTDPSPGGFGLRGMRERAALLGGELDSGPVEDGWRVHLVVPAKRSG comes from the coding sequence ATGACCACGTCGGCGCGCGCACACCGGCACTGGTCGGTCGCCGCCCTCGAATGGGTGCGCTGGGCGATGCTCACGTTCCCGTTGTTCAGCGTGTTCCCGGTGCGCGAAGGGTGGGTGTGGCCGCTACTGGCGGTGGCCGCGCTCGCCGCGCTGCCGGTGCTCTGGACGGACCGGATCCCGGCCGGCGGCACCAGTGCGCTGCTGCTGGTCCTCGTGGCCTCGAACGGCGCGCTGTGGCTGCTGGCCCCGGGGAACTGGTGCCTGATCGGCATGTTCACCGCGGTGTTCTTCCTGGTGCGGGGTCAGTCGAGGATCGTGGTGGCCGCCGGTATCGCGCTCGGGAGCGCGTGCGTCGTCCTCAAGGCGTTCCGGGCGCACGGAGATCTCACGGACTCGCTGCTGACGCTCGCGGTGCTCGCTTCGGTCGTGCTGCTCGGCTACAACCGGCGCGCGCGGCTCGAACGGGTGGAGCAGACCGAACTCGCCCTGGCCAGGGCTCAGCAGGCGAACGAAGAACACGCGGTGGCGGCGGCGTTGCAAGAGCGCGCGAGGATCGCACGCGAACTGCACGACGTCCTCGCGCATTCCCTGTCAGGGCTCGCGCTGAACCTGCAGGGCGCCCGGCTCATGCTGGTCCGCGACGGCGCCTCCGCCGAAGCGGTCAAACAGGTGGAGCGCGCGCAACGGCTGGCGGCGGAAGGGCTCGTGGAGGCGCGCAAGGCAGTGGCCGCGTTGCGGGACGCGCCGATGCCACTCGAACGGGCATTGGACGATCTCGTGGCGGGCTATCGCCTCGACAGCGGCGCCGCCGCCGAACTGGTCGTGGACGGGGACGCCGCGAACCTGGACGCGGGCGCCCACGCGACGATCACCCGCACGGTGCAGGAAGCCCTTTCGAACACCCGCAAGCACGCGCCGGGCGCACCGGTCGTCGTTACGCTGACCAGGCGCGAGGACCGCGTCGAGCTGGAGGTGCGGGACAGGCAGGGCGAGCAGCCAACCGATCCTTCCCCCGGCGGGTTCGGCCTGCGCGGGATGCGGGAACGGGCGGCGCTGCTCGGCGGCGAACTGGACAGCGGGCCGGTGGAGGACGGATGGCGAGTGCACCTGGTGGTGCCGGCGAAACGCTCAGGGTAG
- a CDS encoding response regulator, with amino-acid sequence MASAPGGAGETLRVVLADDQAVVREGLVTLLGLLPGVEVVGAASDGAEAVDLVAEHRPDVLLVDLRMPKQDGVRTTELVRAKHPGTEVVVLTTYTDDDSVLGALRAGARGFLTKDADAEAIARALRSAADGQSTVDASLQERLVEAATRAAPPRPEAVEGLTAREVEVLRLIAAGLSNTEIAKTLVVSEATVKTHVNHLFAKAGLRDRAQAVAFAYRSGIANG; translated from the coding sequence ATGGCGAGTGCACCTGGTGGTGCCGGCGAAACGCTCAGGGTAGTGCTGGCGGACGACCAGGCCGTGGTGCGCGAAGGGCTGGTCACGCTGCTGGGCCTGCTGCCGGGCGTCGAGGTGGTCGGAGCGGCCTCGGACGGCGCCGAAGCGGTGGACCTGGTCGCCGAGCACCGGCCCGACGTGCTGCTGGTGGACCTGCGCATGCCGAAGCAGGACGGCGTGCGCACGACGGAACTGGTGCGTGCCAAGCATCCCGGCACCGAGGTGGTCGTGCTGACCACCTACACCGACGACGATTCGGTGCTGGGCGCGCTGCGCGCCGGGGCACGGGGGTTCCTGACCAAGGACGCCGATGCCGAAGCGATCGCCCGCGCGCTCCGGTCGGCCGCCGACGGACAGTCCACTGTGGACGCGAGCCTGCAGGAGCGCTTGGTCGAAGCGGCGACGCGCGCGGCCCCGCCCCGCCCGGAAGCGGTCGAGGGCCTGACCGCGCGCGAAGTCGAAGTGCTGCGGCTGATCGCGGCCGGGCTGTCGAACACCGAGATAGCGAAAACGCTCGTGGTGAGCGAGGCGACCGTGAAGACCCACGTCAACCACTTGTTCGCGAAGGCGGGCCTGCGCGACCGCGCGCAGGCCGTAGCCTTCGCCTACCGATCCGGGATCGCTAACGGCTGA
- a CDS encoding carboxymuconolactone decarboxylase family protein, whose translation MDARLNLFGNPIAGKFMKHLVSAGKAVESAGLPAATQELVKIRASQINGCGFCTDMHTKEAVHAGETSVRLNLIAAWREATVFTDAERAALELTEQGTRIADAAGGVTDEAWLNAAKHYDENQLVALVSLIAAINAFNRLNVLVQQPAGDYKVGQFG comes from the coding sequence ATGGATGCGCGTTTGAACCTGTTCGGCAACCCGATCGCGGGCAAGTTCATGAAGCACCTCGTCTCGGCGGGCAAAGCGGTCGAAAGCGCAGGACTGCCCGCCGCGACGCAGGAACTGGTGAAGATCCGCGCCAGCCAGATCAACGGCTGCGGCTTCTGCACCGACATGCACACCAAAGAGGCCGTGCACGCCGGGGAAACCTCGGTGCGGCTCAACCTGATCGCCGCGTGGCGGGAGGCCACGGTGTTCACCGACGCCGAGCGGGCCGCACTGGAGCTGACCGAGCAGGGCACCCGCATCGCCGACGCGGCCGGTGGCGTCACGGACGAGGCGTGGCTGAACGCCGCCAAGCACTACGACGAAAACCAGCTCGTCGCCTTGGTGTCGCTCATCGCCGCCATCAACGCCTTCAACCGCTTGAACGTCCTCGTCCAGCAGCCCGCAGGTGACTACAAAGTCGGCCAGTTCGGCTGA
- a CDS encoding CBS domain-containing protein produces the protein MRISDVLRSKGTAVATIEPQRSVSELLAGLAEHNVGAMVVVDTAGIAGIVSERDVVRRLHERGAALLEAQVSEIMTTMVASCAPDDSVDELSAVMTERRIRHVPVLDKGELAGIVSIGDVVKSRLNELEKSQEQLEAYIAQG, from the coding sequence ATGCGCATTTCCGATGTTCTGCGAAGCAAGGGCACCGCCGTCGCGACCATCGAACCGCAGCGTTCCGTGTCCGAGCTGCTCGCCGGGCTGGCCGAGCACAACGTCGGCGCGATGGTCGTCGTCGACACCGCCGGGATCGCCGGCATCGTCTCCGAGCGGGACGTGGTCCGCAGGCTGCACGAACGCGGTGCCGCCCTGCTCGAAGCGCAGGTTTCGGAGATCATGACCACCATGGTCGCCAGCTGCGCGCCCGACGATTCCGTCGACGAACTCAGCGCCGTGATGACCGAGCGCCGCATCCGACACGTGCCGGTGCTCGACAAGGGCGAACTCGCCGGCATCGTGAGCATCGGCGACGTCGTGAAAAGCAGGCTCAACGAGTTGGAGAAGAGCCAGGAACAGCTCGAGGCCTACATCGCGCAGGGCTGA
- the pdxR gene encoding MocR-like pyridoxine biosynthesis transcription factor PdxR: MDLHVALSGRGDLAARIYRQLLEAILDGRLRAGDRLPPTRELARTLEVSRNTVAVAYDRLTAEGFVVSRVGAGTFVAAPATDRTRGRRAPGGAGIRPRAVWRDVPVSEGPAETPEFDFRVGVPDPSLFPHTTWRRFVARELRPDDVPAGYGDPAGHEGLRAAIARYTGVARSVRAAAEDVLITQGAQQALDLVGKVLIDPGTRVAVEDPGYPPARRIFHTLGARVTAVPVDSEGIDVAAIPPDTRLVYVTPSHQFPLGTPMSLARRTALLDWAERHGAVLVEDDYDTEFRFEDRPLEPLQSLDPAGRVLYVGTFSKTMLPSLRLGFLVAPASLRPALRAAKQLSDWQGDLAVQAALARFIDEGLLARHVRRAAREYGARRGRIKAGLAEEFGGRLELVPAAAGLHLCAHLGPQETVEVPEALSRARKLGVVLDDLADYHAEGRGRAGFVLGYGAVRTDRIAEGVRRLAASF; the protein is encoded by the coding sequence GTGGACCTGCACGTCGCGTTGAGCGGCCGCGGTGATCTCGCCGCCCGCATCTACCGCCAGCTCCTCGAAGCGATCCTCGACGGCCGCCTGCGCGCGGGGGATCGCCTGCCACCGACCAGGGAACTGGCCCGCACCCTCGAGGTTTCCCGGAACACCGTCGCCGTCGCGTACGACCGGCTCACCGCGGAAGGGTTCGTGGTGAGCCGGGTCGGCGCGGGCACGTTCGTCGCGGCGCCCGCGACCGATCGGACCCGCGGCCGCCGCGCGCCGGGCGGAGCCGGGATCCGGCCGAGGGCGGTGTGGCGGGACGTGCCCGTGTCCGAAGGCCCCGCCGAGACCCCGGAGTTCGATTTCCGGGTCGGCGTCCCGGATCCTTCGCTCTTCCCGCACACCACGTGGCGCCGGTTCGTGGCGCGAGAGCTGCGCCCCGACGACGTTCCGGCTGGCTACGGCGACCCGGCGGGCCACGAGGGACTCCGCGCGGCGATCGCCCGGTACACCGGCGTGGCGCGATCGGTGCGCGCCGCCGCCGAGGACGTCCTCATCACCCAAGGGGCGCAGCAGGCGCTCGACCTCGTCGGCAAGGTGCTGATCGACCCCGGCACGCGGGTCGCCGTCGAGGACCCGGGATACCCGCCCGCGCGGCGGATTTTTCACACGCTCGGCGCGCGGGTGACGGCGGTGCCCGTCGACTCCGAAGGCATCGACGTCGCGGCGATCCCGCCGGACACGCGGCTGGTCTACGTCACGCCGTCGCACCAGTTCCCGCTGGGCACCCCGATGTCGCTCGCCAGGCGGACCGCGTTGCTGGACTGGGCGGAACGGCACGGCGCGGTGCTCGTCGAGGACGACTACGACACCGAGTTCCGGTTCGAGGACCGGCCGCTCGAACCGTTGCAGAGCCTCGATCCCGCGGGCCGCGTCCTCTACGTCGGCACGTTCTCGAAGACGATGCTGCCTTCGTTGCGGCTCGGATTCCTGGTCGCGCCCGCCTCCCTGCGCCCGGCCTTGCGCGCGGCGAAACAGCTTTCGGACTGGCAAGGCGACCTGGCCGTGCAGGCGGCGCTCGCGCGGTTCATCGACGAAGGGCTTTTGGCGAGGCACGTGCGCAGGGCCGCGCGGGAGTACGGCGCGCGCCGCGGCCGGATCAAGGCCGGTCTCGCGGAGGAGTTCGGCGGACGGCTCGAACTCGTCCCCGCCGCCGCGGGGCTCCACCTCTGCGCGCATCTCGGTCCACAAGAGACGGTCGAGGTCCCGGAAGCGCTTTCGAGGGCGCGAAAGCTCGGCGTGGTACTCGACGACCTCGCCGATTACCACGCGGAAGGCCGCGGCCGCGCCGGGTTCGTACTGGGGTACGGCGCGGTCAGGACGGATCGGATAGCCGAAGGGGTGCGGCGTCTCGCCGCGAGCTTTTGA